The proteins below come from a single Mycobacterium parmense genomic window:
- a CDS encoding competence/damage-inducible protein A, whose protein sequence is MSARAGIVVTGTEVLTGRVQDANGPWLADRLLELGVELAHVTICGDRAQDIEAQLRFMAEQGVDLIVTSGGLGPTADDMTVEIVARFCGRELVLDTETESKIADILKKLMAHFDQGNFEAVRAANRKQAMVPAGAQVLDPVGTAPGVVVPGKPTVIVLPGPPRELQPMWRRAVDTPAAQQAIAGRTVYRQDMLRMFGLPESGLAESLREAEKEIPGFPSLEITTCLRRGEVEMVTRYEPDAADTYARLTRFLRDRHGAQIFSDDGSRVDDLVARLLAGRWIATAESCTSGLLVARLTDRPGSSEYVAGGVVSYSNAAKTELLGVDPALIEAHGAVSEPVAEAMARGALRRFGADTAVAITGIAGPGGGTDDKPVGTVCFSLMLADGRADTRALRLPGNRSDVRERSTTVAMHMLRRLLTDGKAE, encoded by the coding sequence GTGAGCGCACGCGCAGGCATCGTCGTCACCGGAACCGAAGTCCTGACCGGAAGGGTCCAAGACGCCAACGGCCCCTGGCTCGCCGACCGGCTCCTCGAGCTGGGCGTCGAACTCGCCCACGTCACCATCTGCGGTGACCGCGCCCAAGACATCGAGGCGCAGTTGCGGTTCATGGCCGAGCAGGGGGTCGACCTCATCGTCACCAGCGGCGGCCTGGGCCCGACGGCCGACGACATGACCGTCGAGATCGTCGCCCGCTTCTGCGGTCGCGAGCTGGTGTTGGACACCGAGACCGAGAGCAAGATTGCCGACATCCTCAAAAAGCTGATGGCGCACTTCGACCAGGGCAACTTCGAGGCGGTGCGCGCGGCCAACCGCAAGCAGGCCATGGTCCCCGCAGGCGCCCAGGTGCTCGATCCCGTGGGCACCGCGCCCGGCGTGGTGGTGCCCGGGAAGCCGACCGTGATCGTGCTCCCCGGGCCGCCGCGCGAGTTGCAGCCCATGTGGCGCCGGGCCGTCGACACCCCGGCGGCGCAGCAGGCGATCGCCGGGCGAACCGTCTACCGGCAGGACATGCTGCGGATGTTCGGGCTGCCGGAGTCCGGGCTGGCCGAATCGCTGCGCGAGGCGGAGAAGGAGATACCCGGCTTCCCTTCCCTGGAGATCACCACCTGCCTGCGGCGCGGGGAGGTCGAGATGGTCACCCGCTATGAACCGGACGCGGCCGACACCTACGCGCGACTGACCCGTTTCCTGCGCGACCGGCATGGGGCGCAGATCTTTTCCGACGACGGGTCGCGGGTCGACGACCTGGTCGCCCGGCTGCTCGCGGGCCGCTGGATCGCGACGGCGGAATCGTGCACCTCCGGGCTCCTGGTCGCGCGGCTCACCGACCGTCCCGGCTCATCCGAATACGTGGCGGGCGGCGTGGTCAGCTACTCCAACGCGGCCAAGACGGAACTGCTCGGCGTCGACCCGGCGCTGATCGAGGCGCACGGCGCGGTGTCCGAACCGGTCGCCGAGGCGATGGCGAGGGGAGCGCTGCGGCGCTTCGGGGCAGACACCGCCGTCGCGATCACCGGCATCGCCGGGCCGGGGGGCGGGACCGACGACAAGCCGGTCGGGACGGTCTGCTTCAGCCTGATGCTCGCCGACGGGCGCGCCGACACCCGCGCGCTGCGGCTCCCGGGCAACCGGTCCGACGTCAGGGAACGCTCGACGACGGTGGCGATGCATATGCTGCGGCGCCTGCTCACCGACGGCAAAGCGGAGTAG
- a CDS encoding MTH1187 family thiamine-binding protein: MSVLVAFSVTPLGVGEGVGEIVAEAVRVVRDSGLPNKTDSMFTVIEGDSWAQVMDVVQRAVEAVAARAPRVTTVIKADWRAGAEDAMTQKVAAVERYLAGG, from the coding sequence ATGTCGGTGCTGGTCGCGTTTTCCGTGACGCCGCTGGGCGTGGGCGAGGGTGTCGGCGAGATCGTGGCCGAAGCGGTTCGGGTGGTGCGCGATTCGGGGCTGCCCAACAAGACCGATTCGATGTTCACCGTCATCGAGGGCGACAGCTGGGCGCAGGTCATGGATGTCGTGCAGCGCGCGGTCGAGGCGGTGGCCGCACGCGCGCCCAGGGTCACCACGGTGATCAAGGCGGACTGGCGCGCCGGGGCCGAGGACGCGATGACGCAGAAGGTGGCCGCGGTCGAGCGCTACCTGGCGGGGGGTTGA
- the dtd gene encoding D-aminoacyl-tRNA deacylase, translating into MRVLVQRVSSATVSVEGEVVAAVRPEGQGLLAFVGVTHGDDAGKARRLADKLWNLRILDGERSAAEVAAPILVVSQFTLYADTAKGRRPSWNAAAPGSVAEPVVAAFAEALRDLGAEVQTGVFGANMQVELVNDGPVTVFLEL; encoded by the coding sequence ATGCGGGTTCTGGTGCAACGGGTCTCGTCGGCGACGGTGTCGGTCGAAGGAGAGGTGGTCGCTGCGGTCCGGCCCGAGGGTCAGGGCCTGCTGGCCTTCGTCGGCGTCACCCACGGCGACGACGCCGGAAAGGCGCGGCGCCTCGCCGACAAGCTGTGGAACCTGCGGATCCTCGACGGCGAACGCTCGGCCGCCGAGGTGGCCGCGCCGATCCTGGTCGTCAGCCAGTTCACCCTGTATGCCGACACCGCGAAGGGGCGCCGGCCGTCGTGGAACGCCGCGGCTCCCGGATCCGTCGCCGAACCGGTGGTGGCCGCGTTCGCCGAGGCGTTGCGGGATCTGGGCGCTGAGGTGCAGACCGGTGTGTTCGGCGCGAACATGCAGGTGGAATTGGTCAACGACGGGCCGGTGACGGTGTTTCTAGAGCTCTGA
- a CDS encoding class I SAM-dependent methyltransferase: MTASREFGSQRCDDDHWDIVSSVGYTALLVAGWRAVHAVSPHPLVRDEYAKDFIAASQDRYLAGVLANPGTTEDELAFPRLYGVQTRFFDDFFTAAGEAGIRQAVIVAAGLDSRAYRLDWPDGTTVFEIDLPKVLEFKAGVLGDRGAVPKARRVEVAADLRTDWPRSLEAAGFDVESPSAWSVEGILPYLTDEAQNTLFTRISGLSAPGSRVAVGALGSRLDHDQLEALEAAHPGVNMSGDVDFSVLTYEPRTGPAEWLAPHGWNVEPVRNTLQLQAAYGMTPPEVDVKIDSFMRSQYVTASR, from the coding sequence ATGACCGCGTCGCGCGAGTTCGGGTCGCAACGTTGCGACGACGACCACTGGGACATCGTCAGCAGCGTGGGCTACACGGCGTTGCTGGTTGCGGGTTGGCGCGCGGTGCACGCCGTGAGCCCGCACCCGCTGGTCCGCGACGAGTACGCCAAAGACTTCATCGCGGCGTCGCAGGATCGCTACCTGGCCGGTGTGCTCGCGAACCCGGGAACCACCGAGGACGAGTTGGCCTTCCCTCGTCTCTACGGCGTGCAGACCCGGTTCTTCGACGACTTCTTCACCGCGGCCGGTGAGGCCGGTATCCGGCAGGCGGTGATCGTGGCCGCGGGCCTGGACTCGCGGGCATACCGCCTGGACTGGCCCGACGGCACAACGGTTTTCGAGATCGACCTGCCGAAGGTGCTGGAGTTCAAGGCAGGCGTGCTCGGCGACCGGGGCGCGGTGCCCAAGGCTCGCCGGGTCGAGGTTGCGGCCGACCTGCGCACCGACTGGCCGAGGTCGCTGGAGGCCGCGGGCTTCGACGTGGAAAGCCCCAGCGCCTGGTCCGTGGAGGGCATCCTGCCCTACCTCACCGACGAGGCGCAGAACACGCTGTTCACCCGGATCAGCGGGCTCAGCGCGCCGGGCAGCCGAGTCGCGGTCGGTGCACTGGGATCACGCTTGGACCACGATCAGCTCGAGGCCCTGGAGGCGGCCCACCCCGGCGTCAACATGTCGGGTGACGTCGACTTCTCCGTCCTCACCTACGAACCGCGGACCGGCCCCGCCGAATGGCTGGCGCCGCACGGGTGGAACGTCGAACCCGTGCGCAACACGTTGCAGCTGCAGGCGGCCTACGGGATGACGCCACCCGAAGTCGACGTCAAGATCGACAGCTTCATGCGGTCGCAATACGTCACCGCGAGTCGGTGA
- a CDS encoding HAD-IB family hydrolase, with protein MASITAKATRLSPADALTEIRASAPGPTVGAFFDLDGTLVDGFTAAVHVGDRIRRRQAGIGELLGVFEAALRYRFGRLEFEHLILRAAGYLRGEALEDLEELGERLFTERVASRLYVRMHQVVQAHQERGHTVVLSSSALSMQALPVARFLGIVNVQCNHFEVDDSGRLTGGIVRPIVWGATKADAVQRFCADNGIALQSSYFYADGDEDAASMSLVGYPRPVNPRAGLAAAAAAHGWPVMCLASGRRGPVRRLRHLTRQRNRS; from the coding sequence ATGGCATCGATCACCGCGAAGGCGACCAGACTCTCCCCCGCCGATGCCCTGACCGAGATCCGCGCCAGCGCACCCGGGCCCACCGTCGGCGCATTCTTCGACCTCGACGGCACCCTGGTCGACGGGTTCACGGCGGCGGTGCACGTCGGCGACCGAATCAGGCGCCGGCAGGCCGGAATCGGGGAGCTGCTCGGCGTTTTCGAGGCGGCGCTGCGGTACCGCTTCGGCCGGCTGGAGTTCGAGCACCTGATCCTCCGCGCGGCGGGTTACCTGCGCGGCGAAGCCCTCGAGGACCTCGAGGAGCTGGGCGAGCGGCTGTTCACCGAACGGGTGGCCTCGCGACTGTACGTCCGCATGCACCAGGTGGTGCAGGCGCATCAGGAACGCGGGCACACGGTGGTGTTGAGTTCGTCGGCGCTGTCCATGCAGGCGCTGCCGGTCGCCCGCTTCCTCGGGATCGTCAACGTCCAGTGCAACCACTTCGAGGTCGACGATTCCGGCCGCCTGACCGGCGGAATCGTCCGACCCATCGTCTGGGGAGCCACGAAAGCGGATGCAGTGCAACGCTTCTGCGCCGACAACGGCATTGCCCTGCAGAGCAGTTACTTCTATGCCGACGGCGACGAGGACGCGGCGTCGATGTCGCTGGTGGGTTATCCGCGACCGGTGAACCCGCGCGCGGGGCTCGCCGCCGCGGCGGCGGCGCACGGGTGGCCGGTGATGTGTCTTGCCTCGGGACGGCGCGGTCCGGTGCGGCGGCTCCGGCACCTGACCCGGCAACGCAACCGCAGCTAG